One window of the Ktedonobacteraceae bacterium genome contains the following:
- a CDS encoding TOMM precursor leader peptide-binding protein, with protein sequence MDANSNSKLQEPVHIVPVGAFGQAIADVLKELLPDVVETKPDPGNKTSPALWPVARVNILAAWRPVPQLNRLCEGISYAWKKHFIPVVLEDRSLRVGPVVVPGMGACYRCYEKRLLQHSPRQAIHSALRSHYEAHPQSGPAGYLAPFAEIAAIRLAQFIARLDADPASEAGRLWQMDIITRQTLTARVVGVHGCPRCGLHRDEATRSYMPLQQELAQLLSERTVERELVGMNGHGGKVLWSRN encoded by the coding sequence ATGGACGCCAACTCGAACAGCAAGCTGCAAGAACCTGTACATATTGTGCCGGTTGGCGCGTTCGGTCAAGCCATAGCAGATGTCCTGAAGGAACTGTTACCGGATGTCGTCGAGACGAAACCTGATCCAGGCAACAAAACATCGCCGGCCTTATGGCCCGTAGCGCGCGTCAATATTTTGGCCGCCTGGCGACCGGTGCCACAGCTGAACCGGCTATGCGAGGGGATCAGCTACGCCTGGAAGAAACACTTTATTCCGGTGGTGCTGGAGGACCGCTCTCTGCGCGTTGGACCGGTCGTCGTGCCAGGAATGGGAGCCTGCTACAGATGTTATGAGAAGCGCTTGCTCCAACACTCACCCCGGCAGGCCATCCACTCCGCATTGCGCAGCCATTATGAAGCCCATCCGCAGAGCGGGCCGGCGGGATATCTGGCCCCATTCGCCGAAATCGCCGCCATTCGCCTGGCCCAGTTCATAGCCCGCCTGGATGCCGACCCGGCTTCAGAAGCCGGCAGGCTCTGGCAGATGGATATCATCACTCGCCAGACGCTGACGGCGCGGGTAGTTGGCGTACACGGCTGTCCTCGCTGTGGTTTGCATCGTGATGAGGCCACGCGTAGTTACATGCCATTACAACAGGAACTCGCGCAACTCCTTTCCGAGCGCACTGTAGAGCGTGAACTCGTTGGCATGAACGGTCATGGAGGGAAAGTATTATGGAGCAGAAACTGA
- a CDS encoding YcaO-like family protein translates to MVTDTQTAHATLEDLIQPAGGLIGRAVQLPIQPGEPRFPIVSVSMGDIGQPLSSVARALEGRSATGTLDGAGGSFDYDEARIKAIAEGLERYSSCAYDEKQFLWATAEELGDEALDLDSIPRCSEKELAHPRCPIVAPDKRAPMRWVRGVSLLDGRLVWVPAVMVYLHIPFLSRGERIWLPISTGCAAHTSLERALAGAICEVLERDAISLTWLQQLPLPRIELDVVPGWLEPYLERNARASSGVEHLFFDATTDMGIPTVYSIQLSPRNDKLATLVMCSTELDPAAAIAKVIRESASSRIAMQAHGEPPASWDDFLHVFDGASYMGYRDRLPAFDFLVHSPHRRRLSEMPVLKSGEARQDLRTLLARLKERNMETIAIDISTDEALRVGMRVVRVIIPALQPLSFSYRARYLAHPRLYDAPRHMGYPVRSEDQINPWPQPFA, encoded by the coding sequence ATGGTAACGGACACGCAAACCGCTCATGCAACGCTTGAAGACTTGATACAACCTGCCGGTGGCCTGATCGGCAGAGCAGTGCAACTGCCGATCCAGCCGGGAGAGCCGCGCTTCCCAATAGTGAGTGTCTCCATGGGCGATATAGGTCAACCACTGAGTAGCGTAGCGCGCGCCCTGGAGGGCCGCTCCGCAACAGGCACGCTGGATGGCGCGGGAGGCTCATTCGATTACGATGAAGCCAGGATTAAGGCCATCGCCGAAGGACTGGAACGATATTCCAGCTGCGCCTACGATGAGAAGCAATTTCTCTGGGCCACTGCCGAAGAACTGGGTGACGAGGCATTAGACCTGGACAGCATTCCCAGGTGCAGCGAGAAGGAACTGGCGCATCCTCGCTGCCCAATAGTAGCACCCGATAAGCGAGCTCCGATGCGCTGGGTGCGTGGAGTTTCGCTGCTGGATGGTCGCCTGGTCTGGGTACCCGCCGTGATGGTCTATTTACATATCCCATTTTTGAGCCGCGGGGAGCGTATCTGGTTACCTATCTCGACCGGTTGCGCCGCGCATACGAGCCTCGAGCGAGCGCTGGCCGGCGCCATTTGCGAGGTACTCGAACGCGATGCTATCTCGCTGACCTGGCTGCAGCAGTTGCCGCTGCCTCGTATCGAATTGGACGTAGTGCCTGGCTGGCTTGAACCTTACCTGGAGCGAAACGCCCGCGCGAGCAGCGGAGTGGAGCATCTTTTCTTCGATGCCACGACCGACATGGGCATACCCACGGTCTACAGCATCCAGCTCTCGCCGCGCAACGACAAGCTGGCCACCCTGGTCATGTGCAGCACAGAACTGGACCCGGCAGCAGCCATCGCAAAGGTGATCCGCGAATCGGCCTCGTCGCGAATAGCAATGCAGGCGCACGGCGAACCACCGGCCAGCTGGGATGATTTCCTGCACGTCTTCGATGGAGCGAGCTATATGGGCTATCGCGACCGGCTCCCGGCATTCGATTTTCTGGTTCATTCACCGCACCGCCGGCGTTTAAGCGAGATGCCCGTGCTGAAGTCTGGTGAGGCTCGCCAGGACCTGCGCACATTGCTGGCACGCCTGAAAGAACGCAACATGGAAACCATCGCCATAGACATCAGTACGGATGAAGCTTTGCGGGTGGGCATGCGAGTAGTACGGGTGATTATTCCGGCCCTACAGCCGCTCTCGTTTAGCTATCGAGCGCGCTACCTGGCCCATCCCAGGCTCTACGATGCACCCAGGCACATGGGCTACCCGGTTCGTTCAGAAGACCAGATTAACCCCTGGCCGCAGCCCTTCGCCTGA
- a CDS encoding SagB family peptide dehydrogenase, giving the protein MEQKLIAAEAMARAVRLDPQFAMPQRPHFPAELVVVPMEDGLLVEGGEDSQVLRGKATRSLLPRLLPLLDGSRSLEQLAQAIPGVPAESIYNAVALLYTRGLLEDAAFDPQDADPARFDPHMLAFFRRYVDVTRVNRSALQALARLGQSQVVIYALGPHADLARAHMHMMLKQAGVGQVYTGEWGTDPGSLLDKQAGRSVVIVLVEGEDDQALLRQLDEQCARHNIPWLRASINLNGQVAELGPYFERGETPCYSCFARASFPPALYENREEKADQAQTSWLDARLWANMLVVEVIYLLSRISLLATGLNVTRYSLDDWSTQRLRFPKLPGCPNCRPAGVEMGPVETAVVYEDAVSFPSRHLLDPKSHQMHYRASNLELAHEGKRYPSAAQVQLPDRTELIRPRGTVLENLPGKTASPPGAELDLTRLATLLMLGAGIRYSDGNKASKLQRWSPTGGNLGSVELYVVARNVTGLEPGLYFYQPHEHTLAILERSGQTSEMDAFLREALPRESELLADAYVILTAAHDRVSHKYSAFAYRIIHLDAGVALGQMHMVASGLGLSAQTIQSWADDRIADRLDLEDIKEAITGVLALRGVSPESQEEEVPC; this is encoded by the coding sequence ATGGAGCAGAAACTGATTGCAGCCGAGGCCATGGCTAGAGCTGTGCGCCTGGACCCACAATTTGCCATGCCGCAGCGTCCCCATTTCCCGGCAGAACTGGTCGTTGTGCCCATGGAGGATGGGCTACTTGTAGAAGGGGGCGAGGATTCGCAGGTACTCAGGGGAAAGGCTACCAGGAGCCTGCTGCCACGTTTGCTGCCCCTACTGGATGGCAGCCGCAGCCTTGAGCAACTGGCACAGGCTATACCCGGTGTCCCAGCAGAGTCCATCTACAACGCCGTCGCGCTGCTCTATACACGCGGGCTTCTAGAGGATGCTGCTTTCGATCCGCAGGACGCGGACCCTGCTCGCTTTGACCCACATATGCTGGCGTTCTTTCGCCGCTATGTGGACGTAACCCGCGTCAACCGGAGCGCGTTGCAGGCGCTGGCTCGCCTCGGGCAATCACAGGTGGTCATCTACGCCCTCGGCCCTCATGCCGACCTGGCACGCGCTCATATGCATATGATGTTGAAGCAGGCAGGAGTCGGACAGGTGTACACCGGAGAATGGGGTACCGACCCGGGATCTCTGTTAGACAAACAGGCGGGCCGGAGTGTTGTGATCGTACTGGTCGAGGGAGAAGATGATCAGGCCCTTTTGCGGCAATTGGACGAACAATGTGCGCGTCATAACATCCCCTGGCTGCGAGCGTCAATCAATCTCAACGGCCAGGTAGCCGAACTGGGCCCGTATTTTGAGCGAGGTGAAACGCCCTGTTACAGCTGTTTTGCCCGCGCCAGCTTCCCACCCGCACTTTACGAGAACCGGGAAGAGAAAGCTGACCAGGCTCAAACGAGCTGGCTAGACGCGCGCCTGTGGGCCAATATGCTGGTTGTCGAGGTAATCTACCTGCTGAGTCGCATCTCTTTACTGGCCACCGGGCTGAACGTTACCCGCTACAGCCTGGATGATTGGTCCACGCAGCGCCTGCGCTTCCCCAAGCTGCCAGGCTGCCCGAACTGCCGTCCCGCCGGCGTCGAAATGGGGCCGGTAGAGACAGCGGTCGTGTACGAGGACGCCGTTTCATTCCCGTCGCGTCACCTGCTCGATCCCAAGAGCCACCAGATGCACTATCGTGCCAGCAATCTAGAACTGGCGCACGAGGGCAAGCGCTATCCGAGTGCCGCACAGGTGCAGTTGCCAGATCGTACAGAATTGATTCGCCCGCGCGGTACGGTCCTGGAGAACTTGCCGGGAAAGACTGCTTCCCCGCCAGGCGCGGAACTGGATTTAACACGACTCGCTACGCTGCTCATGTTGGGCGCGGGCATTCGCTACAGTGACGGCAATAAGGCCAGCAAATTGCAGCGCTGGTCGCCGACCGGCGGCAATCTCGGCTCGGTAGAACTTTACGTCGTGGCACGAAACGTCACCGGGCTGGAGCCAGGCCTCTATTTCTACCAGCCGCACGAGCATACACTGGCCATCCTTGAGCGAAGCGGGCAAACGAGCGAAATGGACGCCTTCCTGCGCGAGGCGCTGCCACGAGAAAGCGAGTTGCTGGCAGACGCATATGTCATACTCACAGCTGCGCACGATCGCGTTTCTCACAAATACTCGGCTTTCGCCTACCGCATCATTCACCTGGATGCCGGTGTGGCGCTTGGCCAGATGCACATGGTCGCAAGCGGACTCGGTCTATCGGCTCAAACCATACAGAGCTGGGCCGATGACCGGATCGCCGACCGGCTTGATCTGGAAGATATCAAAGAAGCCATTACCGGTGTGCTTGCCCTCCGGGGCGTCTCACCCGAATCACAGGAGGAGGAAGTGCCATGCTAG
- a CDS encoding ABC transporter ATP-binding protein encodes MNSCDYVQTTDSPQADNTQQELEHGCQQRAAVVHLENIRKSYGALQAVRDLSLRIEEGEIFGLLGPNGAGKTTTLEMMVGLRTPDAGHVSILGCDPQAERLSLVSRIGVQPQEASLFPTLRVEETLRLFASFYSNPTGVDRLLDLVGLVDKRKSLVKSLSGGQRQRLLLGIALTGDPQLLFLDEPTGSLDPQARRQIWDVIEDFRRRGRTVVLTTHSMEEAQTLCDRVAIMDHGQIIALATPDELVRKYVPLKTICCTTRQALDPRELQRLAGVSTVKIKAARVELVTSQSDETLRALLNLPGLYDFDVRSGSLEDVFLALTGRTIRD; translated from the coding sequence ATGAACAGCTGCGACTACGTCCAAACAACCGACTCGCCACAGGCGGACAACACCCAGCAAGAGCTGGAGCACGGATGCCAGCAAAGAGCGGCAGTCGTACACCTGGAAAACATCCGCAAATCGTATGGTGCTCTCCAGGCAGTGCGCGACCTCTCGCTGCGGATCGAGGAGGGCGAGATATTTGGCCTGCTAGGTCCAAATGGCGCGGGCAAAACGACCACACTTGAAATGATGGTCGGCTTGCGCACACCTGACGCCGGCCATGTCAGCATCCTCGGTTGCGATCCCCAGGCAGAGCGCCTCTCACTTGTGAGCCGCATAGGAGTGCAGCCGCAGGAGGCCAGCCTGTTCCCTACCTTGAGGGTTGAGGAAACGTTGCGCTTATTTGCCAGCTTTTACAGCAATCCGACCGGTGTGGACAGATTACTTGACCTGGTGGGACTGGTTGATAAACGCAAAAGCCTGGTCAAGAGCCTCTCCGGTGGCCAGCGGCAGCGCCTGCTGCTCGGCATCGCCCTGACCGGCGACCCGCAGCTGCTGTTTCTGGATGAACCAACCGGGTCTCTTGACCCACAGGCCCGCCGCCAGATCTGGGACGTGATCGAGGATTTCCGCCGCCGCGGGCGCACCGTCGTGCTGACAACGCATTCGATGGAGGAAGCGCAAACACTCTGCGACCGGGTCGCGATTATGGACCATGGCCAGATCATTGCCCTGGCCACACCCGATGAGCTTGTGCGCAAGTACGTCCCGCTCAAAACGATTTGCTGCACCACGCGTCAGGCACTCGACCCGCGTGAATTGCAGCGCCTGGCAGGCGTCAGCACTGTCAAGATAAAAGCTGCGCGTGTAGAACTCGTGACGAGTCAGAGCGATGAGACATTGCGCGCCCTGCTCAATCTACCAGGTCTCTATGACTTCGATGTTCGCTCCGGCAGCCTGGAAGATGTCTTCCTTGCGCTAACCGGTCGCACCATTCGCGATTAG
- a CDS encoding ABC transporter permease, with protein sequence MKDSLKQLILANLRELIRDKMTFFFVLIFPFLFIFLFVFISMANGKVPQGVGGSQVYDPLRYSLPGILVMAFTSLGMFGLATPLIMLRQRGTLRLLGLTPLSPLDFVLAQLVVRLILALVQLIVILIVSYILVGNIPFQNLPGIFLSAFLGIVMLFALAYVLGEIIPSPEVAGGLMGGMMAPALMLTGILLPFSIMPDIVLTVARFIPLTYLGDALRQQIIGGTPIASLAVDDLVLFGTAVALIALAVRLFRWGQPDTHSIAPKRAKLVNGQS encoded by the coding sequence ATGAAAGATTCGCTGAAGCAGTTGATACTGGCTAATTTGCGGGAATTGATCCGGGACAAGATGACCTTCTTTTTCGTACTCATCTTCCCGTTCCTGTTCATCTTCCTGTTCGTCTTCATCTCGATGGCGAATGGAAAGGTACCGCAAGGAGTCGGAGGGAGCCAGGTGTATGACCCGCTGCGCTACTCGTTGCCCGGTATTCTGGTGATGGCATTCACCTCGTTAGGCATGTTTGGGCTTGCCACACCCCTGATCATGTTGCGACAGCGCGGCACTCTGCGCCTGCTCGGATTGACACCGCTCTCGCCGCTCGATTTCGTTCTGGCGCAGCTGGTTGTCCGCCTGATACTGGCATTGGTGCAGCTCATCGTCATCCTGATCGTAAGTTACATACTGGTGGGAAACATTCCTTTCCAGAATTTGCCGGGCATTTTTCTGAGCGCTTTCCTGGGCATCGTGATGCTCTTCGCCCTGGCGTATGTCCTCGGCGAGATCATCCCCTCGCCAGAGGTCGCCGGAGGTCTGATGGGTGGCATGATGGCACCCGCCTTGATGCTGACCGGTATCCTGCTCCCTTTCAGCATCATGCCCGACATTGTGCTGACAGTTGCCCGCTTCATCCCTCTGACCTACCTTGGGGATGCGCTACGGCAGCAGATCATCGGTGGCACACCCATCGCGTCCCTGGCAGTTGACGACCTGGTACTCTTTGGCACCGCCGTTGCGCTCATCGCCCTGGCAGTACGGCTGTTCCGCTGGGGCCAACCCGATACACACAGTATAGCTCCAAAGCGCGCGAAGCTGGTGAATGGACAAAGCTAG
- a CDS encoding Os1348 family NHLP clan protein, giving the protein MSWTVINEILGLAAVDQSFCEELLASPLEAVQRRKYELTPKEQAAIQGIVARDIYEFSQILLDRLGSKYQGNEP; this is encoded by the coding sequence ATGTCATGGACGGTCATCAATGAAATACTCGGCCTGGCAGCCGTTGACCAGAGCTTTTGCGAGGAGTTGTTGGCATCTCCGCTCGAAGCGGTACAGCGACGAAAGTATGAGCTGACGCCCAAAGAGCAGGCGGCCATCCAAGGAATTGTGGCCCGCGATATCTACGAATTCAGTCAGATTCTTCTTGACCGGCTTGGCTCAAAGTATCAAGGAAACGAACCATGA